A part of Myxococcus landrumus genomic DNA contains:
- a CDS encoding S9 family peptidase produces the protein MPLSLVAALALAAAPAQARTQPFNHHDMVSMRRLSNPRVSPDGTQVVYVLRTTDLEANRGRNDLWLVNLDGTGSRQLTSHPDSDSDPLWAPDGKSLFFLSSRGGSSQVWRLPVDGGEPLQVTKLPLDVGSFKLSPDGAKLAVGMEVFPDCGTLECTPQREAERTKRKATGRTYDKLFARHWDTWKDGRRSHVFVVPVAGGAPVDVMKGMDADGPTKPFGGPEEFTFTPDSKSVVFTARDVGRAESWSTDLDLFVAPVDGKAKPRKLTEKNRATDTSPVFSPDGKTLAYLAMSRPGYEADRYRVILRSWPGGQERVLAEDWDRSAGSLAWSADSKTLYAAANHLGQQPIFALDAAGGPVRQLTKDGNADAPQPAAGGRVVYVYDDLDSPADLFVMNADGSGAKQITDVNQETLARVRFGGFEQFEFPGWNNETVRAYVVKPVDFDPKRQYPLAFLIHGGPQGSFGNHFHYRWNPQVYAGRGYVAVMVDFHGSTGYGQAFTDSIRDDWGGKPLEDLQKGVATALQRYPFISKEKKCALGASYGGYMINWIAGNWPDGFKCLVNHDGILDERMGYFDTEELWFPEWEHKGTPWDNPEGYGKHSPINHVAKWKTPMMVVHGGQDFRVVETQGLGTFTALQRKGIPSKLLYFPEENHWVLRPANSLQWHDEVLAWLDQWTRN, from the coding sequence TTGCCGCTGTCGCTAGTCGCGGCCCTGGCCCTCGCCGCAGCCCCGGCGCAGGCCCGGACCCAGCCGTTCAATCACCACGACATGGTCTCGATGCGCCGGCTGAGCAACCCGCGCGTCTCCCCCGACGGCACGCAGGTCGTCTACGTCCTGCGCACCACCGACCTGGAGGCCAATCGAGGCCGCAATGACTTGTGGCTCGTCAACCTCGATGGGACTGGCTCGCGCCAGCTCACGTCGCATCCGGACTCGGACTCGGACCCCCTCTGGGCCCCGGACGGCAAGAGCCTCTTCTTCCTCTCCTCGCGCGGCGGCTCCTCGCAGGTGTGGCGCCTGCCGGTGGACGGCGGCGAGCCGCTCCAGGTGACGAAGCTCCCCCTGGACGTCGGCAGCTTCAAGCTGTCGCCGGACGGCGCGAAGCTGGCCGTGGGCATGGAGGTGTTCCCCGACTGCGGCACGCTGGAGTGCACCCCCCAGCGCGAGGCGGAGCGCACCAAGCGTAAGGCCACCGGCCGCACCTACGACAAGCTGTTCGCCCGTCACTGGGACACGTGGAAGGACGGCCGGCGCTCGCACGTGTTCGTCGTCCCCGTGGCCGGCGGCGCGCCCGTGGACGTGATGAAGGGCATGGACGCGGACGGTCCGACCAAGCCCTTCGGCGGCCCGGAGGAGTTCACCTTCACGCCGGACAGCAAGAGCGTCGTCTTCACCGCTCGTGACGTGGGCCGCGCCGAGTCCTGGTCCACCGACCTGGACCTGTTCGTGGCTCCGGTGGACGGCAAGGCGAAGCCGCGCAAGCTCACCGAGAAGAACCGCGCCACGGACACCAGCCCCGTGTTCAGCCCGGATGGCAAGACGCTCGCGTACCTGGCGATGTCGCGCCCGGGCTACGAGGCGGACCGCTACCGCGTCATCCTCCGCTCGTGGCCGGGTGGCCAGGAGCGCGTGCTCGCCGAGGACTGGGACCGCTCCGCCGGCTCGCTCGCCTGGAGCGCGGACAGCAAGACGCTCTACGCGGCGGCGAACCACCTCGGCCAGCAGCCCATCTTCGCGCTGGACGCGGCCGGTGGCCCGGTGCGCCAGCTCACGAAGGACGGCAACGCGGATGCTCCGCAGCCGGCCGCCGGGGGCCGCGTCGTCTACGTGTATGACGACCTGGACTCGCCCGCGGACCTGTTCGTGATGAACGCGGATGGCTCCGGCGCGAAGCAGATTACGGATGTGAACCAGGAGACGCTGGCGCGCGTGCGCTTCGGCGGCTTCGAGCAGTTCGAGTTCCCGGGCTGGAACAACGAGACGGTGCGCGCGTACGTGGTGAAGCCGGTCGACTTCGACCCGAAGCGCCAGTACCCGCTGGCCTTCCTCATCCACGGCGGACCGCAGGGCTCGTTCGGCAACCACTTCCACTACCGATGGAACCCGCAGGTGTACGCGGGCCGCGGCTACGTGGCGGTGATGGTCGACTTCCACGGCTCCACGGGCTACGGCCAGGCCTTCACCGACTCCATCCGCGATGACTGGGGTGGCAAGCCGCTGGAGGACTTGCAGAAGGGCGTGGCGACGGCGCTGCAGCGCTACCCGTTCATCTCCAAGGAGAAGAAGTGCGCGCTGGGCGCGAGCTACGGCGGGTACATGATCAACTGGATTGCCGGCAACTGGCCGGACGGCTTCAAGTGCCTGGTCAACCACGACGGCATCCTCGATGAGCGCATGGGCTACTTCGACACCGAGGAGCTGTGGTTCCCGGAGTGGGAGCACAAGGGCACGCCGTGGGACAACCCGGAGGGTTACGGCAAGCACAGCCCCATCAACCACGTGGCGAAGTGGAAGACGCCGATGATGGTGGTGCACGGTGGCCAGGACTTCCGCGTCGTGGAGACGCAGGGCCTGGGCACGTTCACCGCGCTCCAGCGCAAGGGCATCCCCTCCAAGCTCCTCTACTTCCCCGAGGAGAACCACTGGGTCCTGCGCCCCGCCAACAGCCTCCAGTGGCACGACGAGGTGTTGGCCTGGCTGGACCAGTGGACGCGCAACTAG
- the fliB gene encoding flagellin lysine-N-methylase codes for MSVTAPRYLTRFQCLTESCEDTCCAGLVVPVSQARWRILQDAVAGGPDAARVQAFVLPDPGSGAGAEAAYIAKREDGHCTFLDERKLCSLHQKYGEAVLPDACAMFPRVPTRRAERLEVTGSFGCPEVVRLCLLAEDALEQVPVEASLAGRPELARELGGEDAWSRHADSVRSVALRVLEQREFPFASRLFMLGELARRLGSFYFRGTEAFAEEGADALLAATLSDFTSVPSLMGLHQQLASISLPGGPWAAICGTVLKSRLGSAGSARFHTWARGVLESYGGAHASPDEVWALHAERRAKLESMLGPRVEQYFRHYAVNHWLRVPFTDAPSLMDYVFKLTLRASVLRWTLSGHPTVAALCEARTDDAQARLDAAAVECFQLSAKHLEQSPELHSLAQGLSGGAGVDALPRMLVLLNGL; via the coding sequence ATGTCCGTCACCGCGCCTCGGTACCTGACGCGCTTCCAGTGTCTCACCGAGTCCTGCGAGGACACCTGCTGCGCGGGCCTGGTCGTCCCCGTGAGCCAGGCCCGCTGGCGCATCCTCCAGGACGCGGTGGCTGGAGGGCCGGATGCCGCGCGAGTCCAGGCCTTCGTCCTGCCCGACCCGGGAAGCGGCGCGGGCGCGGAGGCCGCGTACATCGCGAAGCGCGAGGACGGACACTGCACGTTCCTCGATGAGCGCAAGCTGTGCTCGCTGCACCAGAAGTACGGCGAGGCCGTGCTGCCCGACGCCTGCGCCATGTTCCCGCGAGTCCCCACGCGCCGCGCGGAGCGGCTCGAGGTGACGGGCTCGTTCGGATGTCCCGAAGTGGTCCGCTTGTGTCTGCTCGCGGAGGACGCGCTGGAGCAGGTCCCCGTGGAGGCGTCGCTCGCGGGACGGCCCGAGCTGGCGCGCGAGCTGGGCGGAGAGGACGCGTGGTCGCGACACGCGGACTCTGTCCGCTCCGTGGCCTTGCGCGTCCTGGAGCAGCGCGAATTCCCGTTCGCCTCGCGCTTGTTCATGCTGGGGGAACTGGCGCGGAGGCTGGGGTCCTTCTACTTCCGAGGCACCGAGGCATTCGCCGAGGAGGGCGCGGACGCCCTGCTGGCCGCGACGCTGAGCGACTTCACATCCGTGCCATCGCTGATGGGATTGCATCAGCAACTGGCTTCCATCTCGCTCCCTGGAGGCCCCTGGGCCGCCATCTGCGGCACCGTGCTCAAGTCGCGTCTGGGGTCCGCGGGCAGCGCGCGGTTCCACACCTGGGCGAGGGGAGTGCTCGAGTCCTACGGGGGCGCGCACGCTTCGCCCGATGAGGTCTGGGCCCTCCACGCGGAGCGCCGCGCGAAGCTGGAGTCCATGCTGGGGCCGCGCGTGGAGCAGTACTTCCGGCACTACGCCGTGAACCACTGGCTGCGCGTGCCCTTCACCGATGCGCCGTCGCTGATGGACTACGTCTTCAAGCTGACCCTGCGCGCCTCGGTGCTTCGGTGGACGCTGTCAGGGCACCCGACGGTGGCGGCGCTGTGCGAAGCGCGGACCGACGATGCACAGGCCCGGCTGGACGCCGCGGCGGTCGAGTGCTTCCAGCTCAGCGCCAAGCACCTCGAACAATCCCCGGAGCTGCACTCGCTGGCGCAGGGACTCTCGGGCGGCGCGGGTGTGGACGCGCTGCCCAGGATGCTCGTGCTCCTCAACGGCTTGTGA
- a CDS encoding peptidase MA family metallohydrolase produces MRNGQKNRWVALALVLGLAVPAAAQDASLKDEVKTRLGQVEQSLDDWDVPGARRELSEAEKLIPADVEPLKYFQGRVAFEEGRYDDAVELLTGANIEDKPGSYLRLAKDTRDIVKSHERAESEHFIFLYPKGKEQVLVPYALETLEAIHRAMAEDLGWTPPGGKIRVEVVNNARELSKVSTLTEKQIRTTGTIAICKFNKLMVTSPKAVAQGYDWQDTLAHEYIHLVVSQMSRNSVPIWLHEGLAKFLESRWRGKAGLAMTPSTQALLGKRVKADTLIPFEKMHPSIALLPTAEDAATAFAEVFYAIDYVHQSKGAAGLRAVVGELKAGQTDKKAVEAAMGMSFPLFEKAWLAHIKKQPFPAELVPRDDRVVLKEDAKGKVKDDSEKKGREISFGDFNEVAEVPARKFAHLGELLRERNRVKAAAEEYAKAHKLVGDKYESVSNKYALALLELKRLDEAESVLRGSLRVHPGSPATNVHLGRILLHRKDYPKSKTAYLEALASDPFDPEIHVALTRIHGALGETALATRAKTATAVLTGLKPAEVDQLAQRFLRDDGALSETTVPATGGEPAKPATTPAATPPDAGR; encoded by the coding sequence GTGAGGAACGGCCAGAAGAACCGCTGGGTGGCGCTCGCGCTGGTGTTGGGGCTGGCCGTGCCCGCCGCCGCGCAGGACGCGTCGCTCAAGGACGAGGTGAAGACGCGGCTGGGCCAGGTGGAGCAGAGCCTGGACGACTGGGACGTGCCCGGTGCCCGGCGCGAGCTGTCCGAGGCGGAGAAGCTGATTCCCGCCGACGTGGAGCCGCTCAAGTACTTCCAGGGCCGGGTGGCCTTCGAGGAGGGCCGCTACGACGACGCGGTGGAGCTCCTCACGGGCGCCAACATCGAGGACAAGCCCGGCAGCTACCTGCGGCTGGCCAAGGACACGCGGGACATCGTCAAGAGCCACGAGCGCGCGGAGAGCGAGCACTTCATCTTCCTGTACCCCAAGGGCAAGGAGCAGGTGCTGGTGCCCTACGCGCTGGAGACGCTGGAGGCCATCCACCGCGCCATGGCGGAGGACTTGGGGTGGACACCTCCGGGCGGGAAGATTCGCGTGGAGGTGGTGAACAACGCGCGCGAGCTGTCGAAGGTGAGCACGCTCACCGAGAAGCAGATTCGCACCACGGGCACCATCGCCATCTGCAAGTTCAACAAGCTGATGGTGACCAGCCCCAAGGCGGTGGCGCAGGGCTACGACTGGCAGGACACGCTCGCGCACGAGTACATCCACCTGGTGGTGAGCCAGATGAGCCGCAACTCGGTGCCCATCTGGTTGCACGAGGGGTTGGCCAAGTTCCTGGAGTCGCGCTGGCGCGGCAAGGCGGGCCTGGCGATGACGCCCTCCACGCAGGCGCTGCTCGGCAAGCGGGTGAAGGCGGACACGCTCATCCCGTTCGAGAAGATGCATCCGTCCATCGCCTTGCTGCCCACGGCGGAGGACGCGGCCACCGCGTTCGCGGAGGTGTTCTACGCCATCGACTACGTGCACCAGTCCAAGGGCGCGGCGGGGCTGCGCGCGGTGGTGGGCGAGCTGAAGGCGGGGCAGACGGACAAGAAGGCGGTGGAGGCGGCGATGGGCATGAGCTTCCCCCTCTTCGAGAAGGCGTGGCTGGCGCACATCAAGAAGCAGCCCTTCCCGGCGGAGCTGGTGCCTCGCGATGACCGCGTGGTGTTGAAGGAGGACGCCAAGGGCAAGGTGAAGGACGACAGCGAGAAGAAGGGGCGCGAAATCTCCTTCGGCGACTTCAACGAGGTGGCGGAGGTGCCAGCGCGCAAGTTCGCGCACCTGGGCGAACTGCTGCGTGAGCGCAACCGCGTGAAGGCCGCCGCCGAGGAGTACGCCAAGGCCCACAAGCTGGTGGGCGACAAGTACGAGTCCGTCTCCAACAAGTACGCGCTGGCGCTCCTGGAGCTCAAGCGGCTGGACGAGGCGGAGTCGGTGCTGCGCGGCAGCCTGCGCGTCCACCCGGGCTCCCCCGCGACGAACGTCCACCTGGGCCGCATCCTGCTGCACCGCAAGGACTACCCCAAGTCGAAGACGGCGTACCTGGAGGCGCTCGCTTCGGACCCGTTCGACCCGGAGATTCACGTCGCGCTCACGCGCATCCACGGCGCGCTGGGGGAGACGGCGCTGGCGACGCGCGCGAAGACGGCCACGGCGGTGCTCACCGGCTTGAAGCCCGCGGAGGTGGACCAGCTCGCGCAGCGCTTCCTCCGGGACGATGGAGCGCTGTCGGAGACCACCGTGCCCGCGACGGGCGGCGAGCCCGCGAAGCCCGCGACGACACCGGCCGCGACACCTCCGGACGCGGGGCGCTGA
- a CDS encoding DsbA family oxidoreductase, with protein sequence MSEPITVRVWSDFVCPWCYIGLQEVKKLRQEFDIEVDWKPYFLRPETPPEGLPLPAHIREKLKDPNYPLKVRAAEAGLKMVYGEVIPSTRRAHQATEYARTQGKLEPYHSAILRRYWSEGQDLWQWDTLRGAAEEAGLDPDALQRAVESGQFEKVVEDSVREAREMGVTAVPTFVLGDRFGIQGAQDYSVFRQAMERLGAKPRSAT encoded by the coding sequence ATGAGTGAGCCCATCACCGTCCGCGTCTGGTCCGACTTCGTCTGCCCCTGGTGCTACATCGGTCTCCAGGAGGTGAAGAAGCTCCGACAGGAGTTCGACATCGAGGTGGACTGGAAGCCGTACTTCCTCCGCCCCGAGACGCCGCCCGAGGGGCTCCCCCTTCCCGCCCACATCCGCGAGAAGCTGAAGGACCCGAACTATCCGCTGAAGGTCCGGGCGGCGGAGGCCGGGCTGAAGATGGTCTACGGGGAGGTCATCCCCTCCACGCGCCGGGCGCATCAGGCGACGGAGTACGCGAGGACGCAGGGAAAGCTGGAGCCGTACCACTCGGCCATCCTGCGCCGGTACTGGAGCGAGGGTCAGGACCTCTGGCAGTGGGACACGCTCCGAGGCGCGGCCGAAGAGGCGGGCCTGGACCCGGACGCGCTCCAGCGCGCCGTCGAGAGTGGCCAGTTCGAGAAGGTGGTGGAGGACTCGGTGCGCGAGGCCCGCGAGATGGGCGTCACCGCGGTGCCCACGTTCGTGCTGGGCGACCGCTTCGGCATCCAGGGCGCGCAGGACTACTCCGTGTTCCGTCAGGCGATGGAGCGGCTGGGCGCGAAGCCGCGCTCGGCGACCTGA
- a CDS encoding ClpX C4-type zinc finger protein has product MPQHSLPRRRCSFCGASELRAGRLHAGTAGAAICDSCVVRLFAHLDREAFSPLPAVASRPDKV; this is encoded by the coding sequence TTGCCTCAACACTCGCTCCCCCGTCGGCGCTGTTCATTCTGCGGCGCCTCCGAGCTCCGCGCGGGCCGGCTCCACGCCGGCACCGCCGGGGCCGCCATCTGTGACTCCTGCGTGGTGCGCCTGTTCGCCCACCTGGACCGAGAAGCCTTCAGCCCCCTCCCGGCCGTGGCTTCGCGGCCGGACAAAGTCTGA
- a CDS encoding DUF1622 domain-containing protein, whose protein sequence is MDIRPLVSLSARLMELAGVGSMVLGALLGTGLLLFRRQGLSASEAYRRFRLNLGRAILLGLEFLVAADIIRTVSDQPTLSGVLVLGVIVLIRTFLSFTLTVELEGRWPWQPEPKRPTPSPALPPPPGKLARPEASGASARH, encoded by the coding sequence ATGGACATCCGGCCGCTCGTCTCGTTGTCCGCCCGGCTGATGGAGCTCGCGGGGGTGGGCTCCATGGTGCTGGGCGCCCTGCTCGGCACGGGGCTCCTGCTGTTCCGGCGCCAGGGGCTCTCGGCCTCGGAGGCCTACCGGCGCTTCCGGCTCAACCTGGGCCGCGCCATCCTGCTCGGCCTGGAGTTCCTGGTCGCCGCGGACATCATCCGCACCGTGAGCGACCAGCCCACCCTCTCGGGCGTCCTCGTGCTGGGCGTCATCGTCCTCATCCGGACGTTCCTCAGCTTCACCCTCACCGTGGAGCTCGAGGGCCGCTGGCCCTGGCAGCCCGAGCCCAAGCGCCCCACCCCCTCACCGGCCCTGCCACCCCCGCCCGGCAAGCTCGCCCGGCCGGAAGCCTCCGGCGCCAGCGCCCGACACTAG